The following nucleotide sequence is from Roseofilum reptotaenium CS-1145.
TTAAGGAATGGAGATCGATTTCTTGCAAATCTAATCCACCAAAATCTCGTTCACCCTGATGATATCGTTGATGTAATTCCTCTCGATTCATGGTGCAATCCACTCATCGTTATTCACTGTAATATTGATATTGCCAATGGATACGAGGATGCAGAAGTCTCTGTACCGGTTCCCCTCCCTGAAGATGGGATTCAACAATCTCAGATACATCTTCCGGTTTTACCCGACAATACCAAGTTTCATCTGGTAAAACCCGCACCGTTGGAGCCAGATTACATTGTCCTTGACACCCAACAGCTTCTACTTTAACGGTTTCACTCGCATACCCTTCAAAAGCAGCTAAAACCTCAGCCGATCCTTGCCTAGTACAAGATTCATGTTGACAAAGCCAAACATACCGACAATTCACCTCTTCTGGAGAATTTTCTGACCCCTTACCCATTGCCTATTGCCTTTCAATGATGAATATCCAAGGATAAGACATATTGACCTAAATTGAGGCGCTCGCACCACAGTTCATACTCAATTCTCAAGTGTTCAGGTTGGGAATACCCCGTTAAAATCAAACTGTGAGTAAAATTGCGTAAGCGCATCTGTCCTACCTCATGGGCAGACTCTCCGGAGAGCCAATATCGAGATAATCCATACATGCCCTGTTCCCAGAAATGGCGATAACTCAATTTGCCATTTCCCTGCATTGTCATCACTACCCGATGAGCAGAAATCTCTAACCATAATAATCGCGGTGGCCCGGCTAAGGGAATGGTTGGATCAATCTCTGGGTTACGGTCGTAGAGTCCGGGTTCATTGAGTAACAGATGAAAGCGGTCTCGGTCTTTACGGTATAACGTAGCGGCAGTTTCCACAAACGAATAAATAGGAAGATCCGTCGAGGAAAAAGACAGACTAACAGGTTTGCGGTGGTTTTTGAGCATATCACATGAAGAGAGAACAACAATTGACAGATTCAGAAGTGAACCCCTACCAGCCTGTAACACCATAGGGTATGATTGCGCTACAGAGTCTTAATTTTCACTTATTTTTAGTTTATCTCCATGACCGCCCCGATTGTTACCCTAAATTTAATTGGCCCTAATGAAGATTTGATCATTCAACCCCCAAAAACTGGGGTAGCGCTACAGGGCAAGATTCAAGTGCCTGGAGATAAATCGATTTCCCATCGATCGCTGATGTTAGGGAGTTTAGCCCAAGGAGAAACAACGATCGCCGGATTGCTCATTGGAGAAGACCCCCAGAGTACCGCCGCCTGTTTCCGAGCCATGGGCGTAAATATTACAAAACTTAACTCCGAAGAAGTTAAAGTTAACGGTTTAGGACTCGGAGCACTACAGGAGCCAACTGATATTTTAGATTGTGGCAACTCTGGAACCACAATGCGCCTGATGTTGGGAATTTTAGCCTCCCATAAAGACCGCTTGTTTAGTGTAACGGGAGATCATTCCTTACGATCGCGTCCCATGTCCAGAGTGATTAACCCCCTAAAACAAATGGGCGCTCAAATTTGGGGACGTAAAAACCACACCCTTGCTCCTCTAGCTGTGCAAGGCACCCAACTCCAACCCATTCATTACCATTCCCCTATTGCCTCAGCCCAGGTCAAATCCTGTATTCTCCTGGCAGGACTGATGGCAGAAGGAGAAACCACGGTCACCGAACCCGCCCTATCTAGAGACCATAGCGAACGGATGTTAGCCGCTTTTGGCGCAACGGTGAAAACAGACCCCCAAACCCATTCGGTTACTGTTGTAGGGCCAGCTCAATTATCCGGTCAATCCATTATTATTCCTGGAGATATTAGTTCGGCAGCCTTTTGGTTAGTTGCAGGAGCCATCATTCCCGATAGCGACCTGATCGTTGAAAATGTTGGTATCAATCCTACCCGCACTGGAGTATTAGAAGTCTTAGAGCAAATGGGAGCCGATATTGAATTTCTCAATCAAAGAATAGTGACGGGTGAACCCGTAGCCGATTTACGAGTAAAATCGAGCCGTCTGCACGGATGCGAATTTGGCGGTGACGTAATTCCCCGCTTAATTGACGAAATTCCCATCTTAGCGGTCGCTGCTGCCTTTGCGGAAGGAAAAACCGTGATTAAAGACGCGGCAGAATTACGGGTTAAAGAAAGCGATCGCCTGGCCGTTATGGCCTCCGAACTGAGCCGTATGGGAGCCAACATTACCGAACACCCCGACGGCTTAGAAATTATTGGCTCTACCCCCCTCAAAGGAGCAGAAGTTGACAGCTATACCGACCACCGGATCGCCATGAGTTTGGCGATCGCCGCCCTCAATGCCCAAGGAAAAACCACCATTCATCGCGCCCAAGCAGCCGCCATTTCCTACCCCAGCTTTACCCCTACCCTAGAAGGACTGTTAATTGAGGGATAGTCGATCAATAAGATTGCAAGCCTGCCAACTCTCAACTATTCACTATCAACTATCCTGAGATAGAATGCACTATAGTAACCCTAATTCATGTTGCCTTAAAGCCCCAGTTTAAAATCCATCCCAGAGATTTCCTGAACATCAGCTATTTTCAACCACGGGGTTTTTCAGTTAAGCTCTGGATAACCTGATGTGTCGCTGCTCGCGAATGGACAGTTCAAATCCTACTCTAGAGTTATTCAAAGTATTTGTTGAACAAACCCCTGCCGCTGTGGCTTTGTTCGACCAAGAAATGCGTTATTTACTCACCAGCGATCGCTGGCTGAGTGAATATGGTCTTAGGGATATCCCCCTAAACAACCTCACCTTCTATGACACCTTTCCCCATTGCCCAGAACAATGGAAACCCATTCATACAGAATGCTTATTAGGAAACTATGAAGGGTGTGAAGAACATTATTTTTTCGGAGAAGATGGAAAACTGCAATGGGTCGAATGGGATATTCGACCCTGGCATAATTCTTCCGGAGAAATTAATGGTCTCATCATGTTCACCCAAAATATTACTAAACGTAAACGAGCAGAGGCGGCTTGGATGAAAATTGAGAATCGGTTTAACAAACTTACAGCTAATGTCCCTGGAATTATCTGTCAACTCCTTCTTAAACCCGAACACCCCATCCAATTCACTTATGTTAGTCCAGGTTGCACCAAAATCTGTGAGCTTGATCCAGATGCCCTTGAGCAACATCCCCTTCTGTTTCAGGAATTAATCCATCCGGATGATTTATCAGAATACAAAGCTTCTATCACAACAGCGATTCAAAACCGATCGGCCTGGTCTTGGGAAGGCCGAATTATTACCACATCAGGTCAAATTAAATGGCTCGCTTGCTCCACTTCCCCCCCAGATACTCAAAACTCGCTAGAACAACAATTTTTAGACGATCTACCCTATAACTTTACTCCCAATGAACTGCTCCTAGATGGCCTATTTATTGAAGTTACTGAACGCAAACAGGCAGAACTAAGCCTTCTACAACAGGAAACCCAGTTAAGGGCCCTGTTTAAAGCCATGACTGATTTGATCCTCGTCCTCGATCGAGAAGGTCACATCCTAGAAGTTGCCCCAACCAACTGTAACCTCTTTACTCAAGACCGGCTTGAACTCTATGGCATGAAAATCAGCGATCTCATGCCTGACGAAAATGCCCATCGCCTACTTGCCAATCTTCGTCGTTCCTTAGAAACCCAAAAAACGATTGATGTAGAATACTCGATGACCCTAAATGACCAAATTTTTTGGTTAGCGGCCAAAGTCTCTCCCTTAGATATGGATACTGTGGTTTGGGTTGCCCGTGATATTACCCGTCGCAAAGAATCAGAGGGAAAATTAGAGCAATATCGAGATACCTTAGAAGATCGAGTTGAACAAAGAACCGCTGAACTAGCAGCAGAAGTTGAAGAACGTCAACAAGTGGAACAGTCCCTACGCCAGCATGTACAAATGCTGGATTTAGCCAATGATTCCATTATGATTCTGGGCTTAGAGGGAACGATTAAATATTGGAATCATGGGGCCCATAAGCTCTATGGTTGGACCAAACAACAAGCGATTAATCAGAATATTCATAGTCTCTTACAAACGGAATTTAGTATCCCTTTACCGACTATTCACAAAATTTTGCGAGAACAAGGGTATTGGGAAGGAGAATTACAACAAACCAAGCGTGATGGAACTCCAGTAACTGTTGCCAGTCGATGGACGCTTCAGCGAGATAGACAGGGCCGTCCAGCCGCCCTGTTAGAAATTAATAATGATATTACTTATCGCTTTGAAACTGAGATGGCCTTACGCAAAAGCGAGGAACTCTATCGCACATTGGCTCAAAATTTTCCGGATGGTGCAGTGGTCTTATTCGATCTCGACCTCCGGTTTACCCTGGCAGAAGGCCGAGAATTAGGGAAGTTACGATTAGCTAAAGACAAATTAGAAGGGGAAACTCCCGCAGACATCTTTCCTCAATCGGTCAGTCAATTGATGGAATATCATTACCAAAATGCGTTAGCGGGAGAAACGGAACACTTTGAAATTTCTTTGGGGGAAAACTTTTATTTAATTCAGACCCTACCGGTTAGAAATGATGACGGATATATTATGGCGGGTATGGCTTTAATGCAGAATATTACTCAGCGTAAGCGCTCTGAAGAAGCCATTCGTAAAAGTGAAACTCGCTATCGAGAAATGGCCCAACGGGAGGAGTTGATTAACCGTTTGGCTTCTCAAGTCCGTAATTCTTTGAATCTTGACCAGATTTTGGACATAGCGGTGGTCGAAATTCAGAATTTGTTACAGGTGGATCAGTGTTTATTTAGTTGGTATCAGTCCCAGGGAGAAGACACACTACAAACTCCAGAATTTTCTCCCTATGGATATGTAAATGTGGTCAAAGAGGCAAAAACGGAAACTTTACCAACCGCATTGGGGTGTTTTCCAGTAGCTGCTGACGATCCGCTGTTGAATAATTTACTTAATCTAGAAATGCTCCAAGTGGATGATGTCTTCAGTCATGAAGACCCAGGAATTCATCAGCTTTATGAAAGTCGAGGATATCGGGCGATCCTTTTTTTACCGATTAAAACGGCTTATGGCGAGTTAGGATGTGTCAGTTGTGCCCATTTTGATGGCCCCCGTCGATGGACAGAGGATGAAGTAGAATTATTACAAACTGTCACGGATCAGTTGGCGATCGCGATTAGCCAAGCTGAACTCTATCGTCAGGCGACTGTAGCGGCGGAAAACGCCGATCGCAAAGCCAAAGAACTTGAAGAAACCCTCAGACAACTGCAACGTACCCAATCCCAACTGATTCAAAGCGAAAAACTCTCTAGTCTTGGTCAAATGGTTGCCGGTGTTGCCCATGAAATTAATAATCCCGTCAACTTTATTTATGGTAATTTAGTTCCGGCAAGAGATTATACGGCTGATATTCTCGGACTCTTACAACTCTATCAGGAAACCTTTCGCGATCCACCAGAACCAATAGAAGAAGAAATTGAAGCGATCGATCTAGAATTTATTAGTGAAGATTTACCCCGACTCCTAGACTCGATGCAAGTGGGAGCAGAACGGATTCGGGAAATTGTCCTATCTCTGCGTAACTTCTCCCGATTGGATGAAGCAGAAATGAAAAAGGTTGATCTCCATGAAGGCATTGATAGCACCTTAATGATTCTCCAAAATCGGTTAAAAGCCAAAGGCGATCGCCCAGGGGTAGAAGTAAGCAAATATTATGGTAAATTACCCAAGATTTTCTGCTATCCAGGACAACTTAATCAAGTATTTATGAACTTGTTTAGTAATGCGATTGATGCCTTGGAAGAGTCTAATATAGCTGAACCCAAAATCACAATTACGACTGAATTAATCGACAATAACCAAGCTGTCGTCAAACTAAAGGATAATGGACCAGGAATTGGCGAAAAAGTTCGTCAACGGTTGTTTGACCCCTTCTTTACGACCAAACCTGTGGGTAAAGGAACCGGCTTAGGATTAGCTATTAGTTATCAAATTATTGTGGAAAAACATCAAGGACAACTCAGTTGTGTTTCTGAATTGGGTCAGGGCGCAACCTTTGTGATTCAAATTCCCGCAGTTTCCCATTAGAGTAGGGAATAGGGAAAACCAGGTTTTCCCTATTCCCTAATTCCTTAATTTCTTAATTCCCTATTCTCCTATGACTCTACGGTGGAACTCCTTTTCAAGTTTGCTCAGTACAACGCTGTTCGTTGCCCTGAACTGGGGATGTACTCCCCAAATCCCTCAAGACTCCTCTGCTCCTCCTGCTGCAGAAACCATGCCCTTTGTGGCAGTCACTCAGATTGTAGAACATCCGGCTCTAGATGCTACCCGTGATGGCATACAGGATGAGTTAAAAGCAGCCGGATATACGGCTGGAGGAACCCTAACCTGGAAGTGGGAGAGCGCCCAAGGCTCACCGGCAACTGCCGCCCAAATTGCGTCTGCGTTTGTAGCAGAAAAACCGGATGTCATTGTGGCGATCGCCACTCCATCCGCCCAAGCAGCCGTTTCTGCCAGTACCGATATTCCTGTAATTTTCAGTGCGGTCACCGATCCAGTCGCAGCCAAATTAGTGGAAAACCTCGATCAACCTGGTGGTCTAGTCACGGGAGTGAGCGACCTATCTCCTGTCGATCGCCATGTGTCCTTAATGCAAGAAATTAATCCTAATCTGAAGACAATTGGTGTAATTTATAATGCCGGAGAAGCCAACGCCGTTTCCTTAGTCAATTTACTCAAAGACCAAGCCCAAATTAAAGGATTATCCGTCGAAGAAGCCACCGTTGCCAATTCCAGTGGTGTAGTCACTGCTGCCCAAAATTTGGTTGGGAAAGCCGATGTAATTTATGTGCCCACGGATAATACGGTGGTTTCAGCTCTAGAATCAGTGATTCAAGTGGGGATTGATAATAAAATTGGCATTTATTCTGGAGATACTGCTTCTGTAAAGCGGGGGACAATCGCCAGCTTAGGATTTGATTATTATGATGTTGGCCGACAAACCGGCAAACAAGTCATCCGTATTTTGGAAGGAGAATCCCCTGGTAATATCTCTGTAGAATCCGTCGATACCCTAAAACTGTATGTTAACCCCAAAGCTGCCGAAGCCATGGGTGTAACCCTTCCCGCGTCAGTCCTCGATCAGGCGGATACGGTAGTAGATTAGGGGAATCGAGCGGATTGTCTATTGCCTATTCCCCATTGCACGAAGCTCTGTAATTTTAATTGTTGCTTATGACTGCCCTCTTAGGAGCCATTGAACTGGGTTTACTCTATAGTCTCGTCGGTTTAGGCGTGTATCTATCCTTTCGTGTCCTTGACTTTCCCGATTTAACCGTCGATGGCAGTTTTCCCCTTGGAGGTGCTGTAGCTGCCACCTTAATCGTCAATGGAATGCATCCGATCATTGCCACAGCAGTGGCGATCGCTGCTGGGGCACTTTCAGGAGCTTGCACTGCCTGGCTAACCGTACAATTCAAGATCCTCAATCTGCTCTCTAGCATTCTCACCATGATCGCCCTCTATTCCCTCAATCTGCGGATCATGGGTCGCCCCAATGTTCCCCTTTTGGGAGAAACCACCCTCTTTACTCCCCTGAATAGCCTCTCTGTGCCCCGTCAAGTGGTCATTCCCATCATTTTGGTCATCATTGTCATTTTGCTCAAAGTTGGCCTAGATGCCCTCTTAGCAACCCAATGGGGCTTGGCATTGCGGGCAACTGGTGCCAACTCAACCATGGCTCGCGCTCAAGGGGTCGATCCCGGAATGATGATTATTGTGGGTATGGCCTTAAGCAATGCCCTGGTTGCCCTGGCGGGGGCACTCTTTGCCCAAATTTATGGATTTGCCGATGTCACCCTGGGAGTAGGAACTATTGTCCTTGGATTAGCCGCCGTGATTATTGGCGAAACCTTTATCCCTGGAAAAACCATCTTTCAAGGTACATTAAGCGTCATTTTAGGTGCACTGGCGTATCGTTTAGCCATCGCTATTGCCCTGAATGCCAATTTTATGGGACTTCAGGCCCAAGACTTAAATCTAGTTACGGCCTTATTAGTCGCGATCGCCCTCATCTTACCCCAAACCCCCCTTAAAAAATTAACCCTTAAAAATTAAGGGAATCGCAATAATTCAGAGTTCTTCAATTCCCCATCTCCCCATCCTCCCCCTACTCACATAACCGTTCCTTAACCCAAGCTCCTGGGCGATCCCCCTTGCCAACTGCCCGGTTCAGTCAGACACTGGACTAGGAAAGTTATTGGTTTTTGATATAAGAGGGTTTTTTTCGTGAAAAATGTCTTAGGGATTATTCTCGGAGGAGGGGCAGGAACCAGACTGTACCCTTTGACCAAACTACGGGCTAAACCAGCCGTACCTTTAGCTGGTAAATACCGGTTGATTGATATTCCCGTCAGTAACTGTATCAACTCCGAGATTTTCAAAATCTATGTTCTGACTCAATTCAACTCCGCTTCCCTAAACCGCCATGTGACTCGCGCCTATAGCTTTTCTAGCTTCTCGGAAGGCTTTGTAGAAATTCTGGCGGCTCAACAGACGGCGAATGACACTGACAGTTGGTTTGAAGGGACAGCCGATGCGGTGCGTAAATATCTATGGTTAATGCAAGAATGGGATATTGATGAATATTTGATCCTATCGGGAGATCATCTGTACCGTATGGATTATCGGGATTTCATCAACTACCACCGGGAAAGCCAGGCGGATATTACCCTGTCGGTAGTTCCTATTGATGAGGAACGTGCCTCTGATTTTGGGTTAATGAAAATCGATGAGACGGGACGAATCATTGATTTCAGTGAGAAACCCAAGGGAGATGATCTGAAAAAAATGGCGGTGGATACGACCATTTTGGGTCTTTCTCCAGAAGAAGCGAAACAAAAGCCCTATATTGCCTCCATGGGCATTTATGTCTTCAAAAAAGATTTGATGGGCAAACTGCTCACGGAAAATCCGACGCAAAAAGACTTTGGTAAGGAAGTTCTACCTTTTGCTGCGGCTCAGGATTACAGAGTGCAGGCCTACCTGTTCAATGATTATTGGGAAGATATCGGAACGATTAAGGCGTTTTATGAAGCGAACCTGGCGCTAACGGAACAACCGACTCCACCGTTTAGTTTCTATGATGAAACCGCCCCGATTTATAGTCGTTCACGGTTCTTACCTCCTTCTAAGCTATTGGAGGCGAAGGTGACTCAATCGATTGTGGCAGAGGGCTGTATTCTCAAGAATTGTACTATCCATCATTCGGTTTTGGGTGTGCGATCGCGCGTAGAAGCCGATTGTGTGGTCGAAGATTCCATGCTGATGGGTTCAGACTTCTACGAACCGTTTGCTGAACGCCACTCCGGGATTCAGAAAGGAAAGGTTCCAGTGGGAATTGGCGAAGGAAGCACGATCCGAGGGGCAATTATTGATAAGAATGCTCGCATCGGTCGCAATGTCAAAATTATTAATAAAGACCAGGTGGAAGAAGGAAACAATAAAGAGACTGAAAAGCTAGGCTTTTTAATTCGTGGTGGAGTGGTGGTGATTATTAAAAATGCCACTATTCCCGATGGTACAGTGATTTAGTCTACTCAAGATTTAGGGTAATGGAGATCCTCTTTTAATCAAGGATGATGACTGACTCCTGCCGACTGATTCTATTAATTGGTCTTCCAGGTAGCGGGAAGTCTACCCTAGCTCACCAGTTGATGGCGGCTTGGCCGACCTATCGACTGGTTTCTACTGATGCTATTCGGCGGCAATTGTTTGGAAATGCCGCAGTTCAAGGGGATTGGAGATTAATCTGGAATCAAGTCAGGTTACAGTTTCAGTCAGCTCTGCTCGAAGGGGCACCAACGATTTATGATGCAACGAATGCGAAACGAGCCAACCGCCACGACGTGATTCAGCTTGGCCGTGAATTAGGGTTTTCTTCGATTACCGGGATTTGGATTAGAACTAGGTTACAGGAGTGTTTGGCGAGAAATCGATCGCGCGATCGCCAAGTTCCTGAAGAGGTAATCTTAACTATGTACCGCCAGCTTTGGGGTGCGCCTCCGAGTCTGAGTGAGGGTATGAATCATTTGATTTTTTATCAACCCAGGAGGGAACTCTATGATGATTGAGCGGGAGATGCGGAGATTGGTTTGTCGTGTGATTCTTGGGATTTGATACCCTAATTCTTCAGCTAAAGAAGACCAACGTTGAAAGGAGTAAATCCATAAGCAGCCCATGTAAAAATGACTGTGACGTTTTACTTTACGTCAGTTTTCGGCTTACGTTTTTTTGCTATTCGTTGCCTACCACACCTACCAACAGTGGCATTATGTACGAGGAACCTGGCGGCACTGGCAGGGATTTCGGCAAGGCAGCAGGGCAAAGTAGGAAACATCACCTGTGGTTTGAATCTATCTTTGTTGATGGTAATACCAATAGTAGGACTTACGCATTAACACGATCGGTTATATATGGAATCGTTGCATAAGTCCTAATTGGTTTATTTCTGTGCCAGTTGCCACTGCATTAGAGCGTAAGCATCGAGTTCCAGTGTTGATAAAGGTCTTCTGCGTAGAACATAATTTCTTCATTAGGCAGATGAATTTTAGCGTTTTGCCGTGGATACAAACTTTCAAGACATTCAACGTCTTGTTGAACCACAATTGAAGCCATATTGAGTAAGGATTCTTGCATGACTGATTTCAGTGCGCGATCGCTGAATTTTGCATAGAGCACAATAAATGTTTTGGTGGTCGTCTCTGTTTCCGGATAAAGAATATGACCTTGATAGGTTTGAACATCGGGAGAAACCAAGCAAAAGAACTGTGTTGATGGAAATACATACTCTAGAAAATTCTGCATAACCTCTGGAATAGCTCCTAGCATAGGATTTGCAGTAATTTCCTCTGCCGTGTAGTCGTCCTTCTCAGCAGTTTGCGAAACCTTGGCGTAGATGCCCTCTTTAGTCACGAATTTCGACTGACAGGATTTAACTTTAAAAAATTCTCGATGAGTGCCATTTTGATGATCGTGGTCATAGTTAATCATCAGACTACTCAAAAAATCACTTTGAATGCTTCTCTGGGCTGTTACACCTAGAAATTCGTACTCAGAAGCAACCTGTCGGTGCAACTCAGGGACAGGGAGCCGAGGCTCAAAACCACCGTAAGTCCAGATCAAATCGCCATCAATAATTAACTCTAAGGGGTTAGCCAATGGCGCTCGACTCAATTGACCTTCTCGCCACAAGCGACCCGACCCATCGAATTCTACAGCATGAAATGGACAGGCGATCGTATTGCGCTGCTCACAAATCCAGCCATTGGATAAAGGAGCTTGCATATGCGGACAAATGTTATTGAGAGCGAAAACTTCTCCAGAGGAATTCTGCCAAAGGACATAATCTTGGGCATTCAAGGTGACTTTATAGGGGTGATTGATCCCCAGCATGGACTTGTGCGCGATTAGCCAAGGCGCACCAGGAAGAATCGGTTGCATAATGAATTAGCGTAAGTTAAACAGGCGTTTAGTTAATTAAACGTGTGTTTAGTTATGCTGTCAAGTGCTTCTGAGGGAAAACATTGAGCGGGTTCATATTGGGTGCGCTCGCTTTCTCAGCCAATATGAACCTGCCACTCTACAACTCTAGCCGAGTCAGCCAGCAAAGCATCTCGCGCACGGGGACTACTGATGAGATTATTTCCTCAACCTCAAAAAAGGTTTCATCGTTTTCTAAAGAAGTATAGCGCTTCGCGCTAGGCAATAGGCACGAATCGCAATAGCTGGTATAGCTTAGGTTCTAAGGCTTCAAGCTGTACCTCATAGAAGAGAGAAACGCTATAGAGTAAATTGCTCCAAAATCTTGGTTTGTGCCATCAGTTTCTAATGCAACTTGGCTATAAGCTCCTATTACCAGGACTCCATCATCAAAGTCTAGATCGTAGCCAAAGCTAACTCCAGCTTGAGCAATTATGGAGTCTTGTGGAGGATGTATTTCTTGGATTCTTGACCACTGCTTATTAGTATTTAGCCTATACACCACAACACGATTAGCACCAGGATCTCCAATGGCTAGGTAGCGATCGCTCACTGCTAAAGCATGACCAAATGAGGAACTATAACCTGCTTCTATCCCTAGGCAGGTTAGGGAGGAGGAATTTGAAGAACTTATCAGGGTTGAGGCTATACATCCTAAAAGGGAGAAGGCAAGTAAGGAGATTGAAAGTGGCTTCATAGGCCGGATGAGAAGGGATTAATAGTAGAGTTGAGTAATTGAGTTATCGAAGATGTAAAATAGATATTTTCTTATTATTTTTTGACGGATGATAATTGCTACACTAATTAACTTGGTATTCAATAGTTTTACAACTGTCTTCTTGACTTAAATCCTTAATTCTTAGAATAAGAATAGAGCCATATGAGTTTGGATAAATTTTTAAGTATTCTTCTTTTAATGGTGTTAATTCATCTGTCAATGTTGCAGTCACAGAGACTTCGTAAGTATCATTATTTCCATTGTGAGATAAAACAACTTCAGCCTGAGTATGTGTACTTTTTTAAAATAAAAATATGCTATTAATTGAAAATGATGCATCTTGCAACCACCACTATATGATACTGTAATTCCTATATTATCACCATTTATTTTAACCTCATGAAAACACAAATAATCAGAAGGCAAATTTTTAATAGGGGTATTTTTATCAAATATGATTGAATCAATTTTCTTTGTTTACCCAGCGTTTAAAAAACATCGTCATAGGGATTAAATATTATAATTACTACTATTAGTATTGCTAAACATATAACGGTTAGTTTTCTATTTATCATAAAGACATACCTCATTACAATACACATTAATTCAGGCGATCGATTCGATTTAAGCCTAACACCCGGAAATACTCAAAAAAGATAAATTTCAACCCAGCGAATAACTCTCCTGTATTCCCTTGGGGACTAATGACAGCGCAAAGACTCAACAGAGATTCTCATGCCCCAAACCCGACAGACTCCTTGCAGTTGTTGAGACTTACCCTTTCTCAAATGAGAAAAGAGGACTCCGGTTGGTAAGGACTTTCCCTCAGTAATGCCAGTAAGAACAAAGCCAGACTAGTTCCATGCCATCCCAAATGGGGTTGGAGAGCTTTCTTTAATTGGCTATAGTGGTTCATGAGGTTTCTGATGAAGACGCTAATTCTGATGAAACCCCATCTGCTTCTTC
It contains:
- a CDS encoding ABC transporter substrate-binding protein → MLSTTLFVALNWGCTPQIPQDSSAPPAAETMPFVAVTQIVEHPALDATRDGIQDELKAAGYTAGGTLTWKWESAQGSPATAAQIASAFVAEKPDVIVAIATPSAQAAVSASTDIPVIFSAVTDPVAAKLVENLDQPGGLVTGVSDLSPVDRHVSLMQEINPNLKTIGVIYNAGEANAVSLVNLLKDQAQIKGLSVEEATVANSSGVVTAAQNLVGKADVIYVPTDNTVVSALESVIQVGIDNKIGIYSGDTASVKRGTIASLGFDYYDVGRQTGKQVIRILEGESPGNISVESVDTLKLYVNPKAAEAMGVTLPASVLDQADTVVD
- a CDS encoding (2Fe-2S) ferredoxin domain-containing protein, which gives rise to MGKGSENSPEEVNCRYVWLCQHESCTRQGSAEVLAAFEGYASETVKVEAVGCQGQCNLAPTVRVLPDETWYCRVKPEDVSEIVESHLQGGEPVQRLLHPRIHWQYQYYSE
- the aroA gene encoding 3-phosphoshikimate 1-carboxyvinyltransferase, with translation MTAPIVTLNLIGPNEDLIIQPPKTGVALQGKIQVPGDKSISHRSLMLGSLAQGETTIAGLLIGEDPQSTAACFRAMGVNITKLNSEEVKVNGLGLGALQEPTDILDCGNSGTTMRLMLGILASHKDRLFSVTGDHSLRSRPMSRVINPLKQMGAQIWGRKNHTLAPLAVQGTQLQPIHYHSPIASAQVKSCILLAGLMAEGETTVTEPALSRDHSERMLAAFGATVKTDPQTHSVTVVGPAQLSGQSIIIPGDISSAAFWLVAGAIIPDSDLIVENVGINPTRTGVLEVLEQMGADIEFLNQRIVTGEPVADLRVKSSRLHGCEFGGDVIPRLIDEIPILAVAAAFAEGKTVIKDAAELRVKESDRLAVMASELSRMGANITEHPDGLEIIGSTPLKGAEVDSYTDHRIAMSLAIAALNAQGKTTIHRAQAAAISYPSFTPTLEGLLIEG
- a CDS encoding pentapeptide repeat-containing protein; the protein is MNREELHQRYHQGERDFGGLDLQEIDLHSLNLSGVNLSGSDLRGQICRFIILPIVK
- a CDS encoding ABC transporter permease, translated to MLMTALLGAIELGLLYSLVGLGVYLSFRVLDFPDLTVDGSFPLGGAVAATLIVNGMHPIIATAVAIAAGALSGACTAWLTVQFKILNLLSSILTMIALYSLNLRIMGRPNVPLLGETTLFTPLNSLSVPRQVVIPIILVIIVILLKVGLDALLATQWGLALRATGANSTMARAQGVDPGMMIIVGMALSNALVALAGALFAQIYGFADVTLGVGTIVLGLAAVIIGETFIPGKTIFQGTLSVILGALAYRLAIAIALNANFMGLQAQDLNLVTALLVAIALILPQTPLKKLTLKN
- a CDS encoding PAS domain S-box protein — encoded protein: MDSSNPTLELFKVFVEQTPAAVALFDQEMRYLLTSDRWLSEYGLRDIPLNNLTFYDTFPHCPEQWKPIHTECLLGNYEGCEEHYFFGEDGKLQWVEWDIRPWHNSSGEINGLIMFTQNITKRKRAEAAWMKIENRFNKLTANVPGIICQLLLKPEHPIQFTYVSPGCTKICELDPDALEQHPLLFQELIHPDDLSEYKASITTAIQNRSAWSWEGRIITTSGQIKWLACSTSPPDTQNSLEQQFLDDLPYNFTPNELLLDGLFIEVTERKQAELSLLQQETQLRALFKAMTDLILVLDREGHILEVAPTNCNLFTQDRLELYGMKISDLMPDENAHRLLANLRRSLETQKTIDVEYSMTLNDQIFWLAAKVSPLDMDTVVWVARDITRRKESEGKLEQYRDTLEDRVEQRTAELAAEVEERQQVEQSLRQHVQMLDLANDSIMILGLEGTIKYWNHGAHKLYGWTKQQAINQNIHSLLQTEFSIPLPTIHKILREQGYWEGELQQTKRDGTPVTVASRWTLQRDRQGRPAALLEINNDITYRFETEMALRKSEELYRTLAQNFPDGAVVLFDLDLRFTLAEGRELGKLRLAKDKLEGETPADIFPQSVSQLMEYHYQNALAGETEHFEISLGENFYLIQTLPVRNDDGYIMAGMALMQNITQRKRSEEAIRKSETRYREMAQREELINRLASQVRNSLNLDQILDIAVVEIQNLLQVDQCLFSWYQSQGEDTLQTPEFSPYGYVNVVKEAKTETLPTALGCFPVAADDPLLNNLLNLEMLQVDDVFSHEDPGIHQLYESRGYRAILFLPIKTAYGELGCVSCAHFDGPRRWTEDEVELLQTVTDQLAIAISQAELYRQATVAAENADRKAKELEETLRQLQRTQSQLIQSEKLSSLGQMVAGVAHEINNPVNFIYGNLVPARDYTADILGLLQLYQETFRDPPEPIEEEIEAIDLEFISEDLPRLLDSMQVGAERIREIVLSLRNFSRLDEAEMKKVDLHEGIDSTLMILQNRLKAKGDRPGVEVSKYYGKLPKIFCYPGQLNQVFMNLFSNAIDALEESNIAEPKITITTELIDNNQAVVKLKDNGPGIGEKVRQRLFDPFFTTKPVGKGTGLGLAISYQIIVEKHQGQLSCVSELGQGATFVIQIPAVSH